The following proteins come from a genomic window of Candidatus Eisenbacteria bacterium:
- a CDS encoding FG-GAP-like repeat-containing protein has protein sequence MLDSSVAWGDYDNDGDLDLVLTGQASGAIPIANLYRNSGGASPTFTDVGAGLTGVWGSSVAWGDYDNDGDLDLLLTGTQDGVSGISKVYRNSGGANPTFTDVGAGLAGVAYSSVAWGDYDNDGDLDILLTGSSFTGPISKLYRNSGGANPTFTDVGAGLMGVTYSSVAWGDYDNDGDLDILLTGTQDFVSGTSKVYQNNGGANPTFSDAFAGLTGVWESSVAWGDYDEDNYLDILLTGWTTGPAVSKIYRNIGGAHPAFVDIGAGLQSVGYSSVAWGDYDNDGDLDVLLTGNGGTPVSRVYRNSGGPSPTFSDAVAGLQGVAASSVAWGDYDDDGDLDAVLTGGSSGGPTVRLYRNDSCTPNTAPLAPTGLITMQSSAGMTFAWDPASDAQTPTSGLSYNLRVGTTPGGSDIFSSMAAANGDRKVVAFGHAQWLGWTLKLPPGSYHWSVQAIDGAFAGSPFATEASACVSAFTDDGAAVTGVDQSSVAWGDYDNDGDLDIVVTGHNGVQASAKLYRNNGGPNPIFTDVGAGLTGVYLSSVAWGDYDNDGDLDLLITGRTSGATPAPTSKLYRNSGSPSYTFSDVGAGLKGLQYSSVAWADYDNDGDLDILLTGSDGGGYFTKLYRNSGGANPTFSEAGTALPGVDQSSVAWGDYDNDGDLDLLLTGHDGVTPIARLYRNNGGLNPTLSDVGAGLQGVFLSSVAWGDYDNDADLDILFTGHDGVRPFATIYRSSGGANPTFGPAIGAMGEGVFRGSATWGDYDNDGDLDALLAGSTNTGWVSKLYANNGGPNPLFNDIGAGLPGLVYTSAAWGDYDNDGDLDILLTGFDGVTSRSAMYRTQTCTPNSAPNAPSGLTASTGPSGTTFSWNAASDAKTPAAGLSYNLRVGTTPGGSEISSAMAAANGYRRVVRLGNVQERLSWTLRLAPGKYFWSVQAMDGAFAGSPFAMEECVPGVAEVGAGLTSASYSSVAWGDYDNDGDLDVVITGHDGAAPISKLYRSNGGANPTFSDVGAGLTGVYNSSVAWGDYDNDGDLDLLLTGNTNSAFISKLYRNSGGVNPTFSDIGAGLTGVYSSSVAWGDYDNDGDLDILLTGGTGPQGTSKVYRNSGGANPTFSDVGAALTAVTYSSVAWGDYDNDGDLDILLTGHDGAAPISKLYRNSGGADPTFSDVGAGLMSVYQSSVAWGDYDNDGDLDILLTGQDASFVAFSKLYRSSGGANPTFSDVGAGLTDVYASSVSWGDYDNDGDLDILLTGGGLAGVSAKLYRNSGGANPTFSDAGAGLSGVALSSAAWGDYDNDGDLDILIAGSTGGTSISKLYRNASCVPNSPPGPPSGLTATTGSSGTTFSWNAASDAQTPAAGLSYNLRVGTTPGGNEISSAMAAANGYRRVAQLGNAQKRVSWTLAPGHYYWSVQALDGSFAGSAFATEITVDVPSSAEAPTAFALSANQPNPFSRTTRIGFDLPRAGAVSVRVYDVSGRLVRRLADERMLAGRQHVDWDGRSDRGVSLPDGVYLCVMETDGFRGSRLMVLVR, from the coding sequence GTGCTCGACTCCTCGGTGGCGTGGGGAGACTACGACAACGACGGCGACCTCGACCTGGTGCTCACGGGCCAAGCGAGTGGCGCCATTCCCATTGCCAACCTGTACCGGAACAGTGGCGGAGCGAGTCCCACGTTCACCGACGTCGGCGCGGGGCTGACGGGTGTGTGGGGTTCTTCGGTGGCGTGGGGGGACTACGACAACGACGGCGACCTCGACCTCCTGCTCACGGGCACTCAGGACGGCGTGTCGGGCATCTCCAAGGTCTACCGGAACAGCGGTGGAGCGAACCCCACTTTCACCGACGTCGGTGCGGGGCTGGCGGGCGTTGCCTACTCCTCGGTGGCGTGGGGGGACTACGACAACGACGGCGACCTGGACATCCTGCTCACCGGTTCGAGCTTCACCGGCCCCATCTCCAAGCTGTACCGGAACAGCGGTGGAGCGAACCCCACGTTCACCGACGTCGGCGCGGGGCTGATGGGCGTTACCTACTCTTCGGTGGCGTGGGGGGACTACGACAACGACGGCGACCTGGACATCCTGCTCACCGGCACTCAGGACTTCGTGTCGGGCACCTCGAAGGTCTACCAGAACAACGGCGGTGCGAACCCAACCTTCAGCGACGCCTTCGCGGGGCTGACGGGGGTATGGGAATCGTCGGTGGCGTGGGGGGACTACGACGAGGACAACTACCTCGACATCCTGCTCACGGGCTGGACCACTGGCCCGGCCGTTTCGAAGATCTATCGGAACATCGGCGGGGCGCACCCTGCGTTCGTCGACATCGGTGCGGGGCTGCAGAGCGTGGGTTATTCCTCGGTAGCATGGGGGGATTACGACAACGATGGCGACCTCGACGTCCTGCTCACAGGTAACGGTGGCACTCCCGTCTCCAGGGTGTACCGGAACAGTGGCGGGCCAAGCCCCACGTTCAGCGACGCCGTCGCCGGGCTGCAGGGCGTTGCCGCGTCCTCGGTGGCGTGGGGGGACTATGACGACGACGGCGACCTGGACGCCGTGCTGACCGGCGGCAGCAGCGGAGGACCGACCGTCAGGCTATACCGAAACGACTCGTGCACCCCCAACACCGCGCCCTTGGCGCCCACTGGGCTCATCACGATGCAAAGTTCCGCGGGCATGACCTTCGCCTGGGACCCGGCGAGCGACGCCCAAACCCCCACCTCCGGGCTCTCCTACAACCTGAGGGTCGGAACGACACCGGGTGGCAGCGACATCTTCTCCTCGATGGCGGCGGCCAACGGCGATCGAAAGGTGGTGGCGTTCGGTCACGCGCAGTGGCTCGGGTGGACGCTGAAACTGCCGCCGGGGAGCTACCACTGGAGCGTGCAGGCGATCGACGGCGCCTTCGCGGGATCCCCCTTCGCCACGGAGGCGAGCGCTTGCGTGTCAGCGTTCACGGACGACGGGGCCGCAGTGACCGGCGTCGATCAGTCCTCCGTGGCATGGGGGGATTACGACAACGACGGCGACCTCGACATCGTGGTCACCGGCCACAACGGCGTCCAGGCCAGCGCCAAGCTGTATCGGAACAACGGCGGGCCGAATCCCATCTTCACCGACGTCGGCGCCGGGCTGACGGGCGTGTACCTCTCCTCGGTGGCGTGGGGGGATTACGACAACGACGGAGACCTCGATCTGCTGATCACCGGCCGGACGAGCGGCGCAACACCGGCGCCCACTTCGAAGCTCTACCGGAACAGCGGCTCGCCCAGCTACACCTTCAGCGACGTGGGCGCCGGGCTCAAGGGCCTGCAGTACTCGTCGGTGGCATGGGCGGACTACGACAACGACGGGGATCTGGACATCCTGCTCACCGGCTCGGATGGGGGCGGATACTTCACGAAGCTCTACCGGAACAGCGGCGGGGCGAACCCCACGTTCAGCGAGGCCGGCACCGCGCTGCCTGGCGTCGATCAGTCGTCCGTGGCGTGGGGCGACTACGACAACGACGGTGACCTCGACCTCTTGCTCACCGGCCATGACGGCGTCACGCCGATCGCGAGGTTGTATCGGAACAACGGCGGGTTGAACCCCACGCTCAGCGACGTGGGCGCCGGGCTGCAAGGTGTCTTTCTCTCCTCGGTGGCTTGGGGGGACTACGACAACGACGCCGACCTCGACATCTTGTTCACAGGGCATGACGGTGTGAGACCTTTCGCGACGATCTATCGCAGTTCGGGCGGCGCCAACCCGACCTTCGGCCCCGCCATCGGGGCTATGGGGGAAGGCGTGTTTCGAGGCTCCGCGACGTGGGGGGACTACGACAACGATGGCGACCTGGACGCCCTGCTCGCGGGTTCCACTAATACCGGATGGGTGTCGAAGCTGTATGCGAACAATGGCGGGCCGAACCCGCTCTTCAATGACATCGGCGCGGGACTGCCGGGCCTCGTGTACACGTCGGCGGCATGGGGCGACTACGACAACGACGGCGACCTCGACATCCTGCTCACGGGGTTCGACGGCGTCACCTCCCGCTCCGCCATGTACCGTACCCAGACCTGCACGCCCAACAGCGCGCCCAACGCGCCGAGCGGACTCACGGCCTCGACGGGGCCCTCCGGCACGACCTTCAGCTGGAACGCGGCGAGCGATGCGAAGACGCCCGCCGCCGGGCTCAGCTACAACCTGAGAGTGGGCACGACGCCGGGCGGCAGCGAGATCTCCTCGGCCATGGCCGCGGCCAATGGCTACCGCAGGGTGGTGCGACTCGGCAACGTGCAGGAGCGGCTGTCGTGGACGCTGAGGCTGGCGCCGGGGAAATACTTCTGGAGCGTGCAAGCGATGGACGGCGCCTTCGCGGGGTCTCCCTTCGCCATGGAGGAGTGCGTACCGGGCGTCGCGGAAGTCGGCGCTGGGTTGACGAGCGCGAGCTACTCCTCGGTGGCGTGGGGTGACTACGACAACGATGGCGACCTGGACGTCGTGATCACCGGCCATGATGGCGCCGCGCCCATCTCCAAGTTGTACCGGAGCAACGGAGGAGCGAACCCGACCTTCAGCGACGTGGGCGCCGGGCTCACAGGCGTCTACAACTCCTCGGTCGCCTGGGGTGACTACGACAACGACGGCGACCTGGACCTCTTGCTTACGGGGAACACGAACAGCGCGTTCATCTCCAAGCTGTACCGCAACAGCGGCGGAGTGAACCCCACGTTCAGCGACATCGGCGCCGGGCTGACGGGCGTCTATTCTTCTTCGGTGGCGTGGGGGGACTATGACAACGACGGCGACCTGGACATCCTGCTGACGGGTGGCACTGGCCCTCAAGGCACTTCCAAGGTGTACCGGAACAGCGGCGGGGCAAACCCCACGTTCAGCGATGTGGGGGCCGCGCTGACGGCCGTCACCTATTCCTCGGTGGCATGGGGTGACTACGACAACGACGGGGATCTGGACATCCTGCTCACCGGCCATGATGGCGCCGCGCCGATTTCCAAGCTGTATCGGAACAGCGGCGGGGCGGACCCGACGTTCAGCGACGTCGGCGCCGGGCTGATGAGCGTGTATCAGTCCTCGGTGGCGTGGGGGGACTACGACAACGACGGCGACCTGGACATCCTGCTCACCGGACAGGATGCGAGCTTCGTTGCCTTCTCGAAGCTTTACCGGAGCAGCGGCGGAGCCAACCCGACGTTCAGCGACGTGGGCGCGGGGCTGACGGACGTCTACGCATCCTCGGTCTCCTGGGGGGATTACGACAACGACGGCGACCTCGACATCCTGCTCACCGGCGGCGGGCTCGCCGGAGTTTCCGCGAAGCTGTACCGCAACAGCGGCGGTGCGAATCCCACCTTCAGCGACGCCGGCGCCGGGCTGTCGGGCGTGGCCTTGTCATCGGCGGCGTGGGGCGACTACGACAACGACGGCGACCTGGACATCCTGATCGCGGGCAGCACGGGTGGCACCTCCATCTCCAAGCTCTACCGGAACGCCTCCTGCGTCCCGAATAGCCCACCCGGCCCACCGAGCGGACTCACCGCAACGACCGGATCCTCGGGCACGACGTTCAGCTGGAATGCGGCGAGCGATGCTCAGACGCCGGCGGCGGGGCTCTCCTACAACCTGAGAGTCGGCACGACTCCGGGCGGCAACGAGATCTCGTCGGCGATGGCCGCGGCCAATGGCTACCGCAGGGTCGCGCAGCTCGGCAATGCGCAGAAACGAGTGTCGTGGACCTTGGCGCCAGGGCACTACTACTGGAGCGTGCAGGCGCTGGATGGGTCGTTCGCGGGCTCGGCTTTCGCGACCGAAATCACTGTCGACGTTCCCAGCTCCGCGGAGGCTCCGACCGCTTTCGCATTGAGCGCGAACCAACCCAATCCCTTCTCGCGCACGACCCGGATTGGCTTCGATCTGCCGCGAGCGGGGGCGGTGAGCGTGCGGGTGTACGACGTGAGCGGGCGGCTGGTCCGAAGGCTCGCCGACGAGCGGATGCTGGCTGGGCGGCAGCACGTTGATTGGGATGGTCGCAGCGATCGCGGCGTGTCTCTTCCCGACGGAGTGTATCTCTGCGTCATGGAGACGGACGGCTTCAGGGGCAGCCGGCTCATGGTGCTGGTGCGATGA
- a CDS encoding response regulator, whose protein sequence is MERSPEKSGARVPAGKSAAGAKGAAFDPRDLVPEPIFCLDGEGRLIWVNHAAEKLSGYTAAQLIGQSFTMLLSPSKRQSLSSYFIRHLHVGEKPECEHDVPLLTRDGRTAWVGARVRRVRTLHGKVGYVACAHDLHDMVFQIEELRRQVRDLKVKTAEATAAAQLKGDFLAAMSEEIRTPMDGLLTMTRLLLESNLDRDQRTFAEVIHGSSDSLLTLVNDILDFNKIEAGALQMETLDFDVRVTVDGTAALLNPTANARRVDLSRQVHHDVPAQLIGDPGRLRQVLTNLVRRMIQYLEQARVQMWVNLIEETAHESVLRFSISYSSHEPAAELGQLVEVFSQSDTPAAGTLGGDALAFSLSRRLVALMGGEAGGEAQRGGGEVWFQIPFKRAEAKVPAGPLPDVELKDVRVLVADPSVGMRMALTEMLSSWGCQAVEAEDGVYAMALLQEAARQGNPYRVALIENQLPGKDAEDLAKSIRADAALKDTLLMLLAAVGRRGDAARAQELGYSAYLVKPFEPSYLFDALAEVIHRGAEGTSQGIVTRHSVAERRRQRMRILLVEDNSVNQLVAVAALRRAGFQPETAASGAEAIQSHALQRFDIVFMDLELPDMDGIEVTRQVAEMEEGSGRRTPIVALTAHDLSDVKAKCLAAGMKDVLTKPLDLDSMVEAVERWVQPESMLEPKTGEGVVKPALKLVPPPVVVKASAPIVEKMQAPPEGFETTAVVPLPVVPRAPIEESDTGEPILDEARLKASSMGNADLEGILIRTFVNHIRPRLQRLRDAAQVSDAGAIEFEAHGLKGMCGTIGAMACADVFSRIERLGREKRLEPVAPMLDYAEIEVSRVEVLVGPRAKAA, encoded by the coding sequence GTGGAACGGAGTCCCGAGAAGTCCGGCGCGCGCGTGCCGGCTGGCAAGAGCGCAGCGGGCGCCAAAGGCGCGGCGTTCGATCCGCGCGACCTCGTCCCCGAGCCGATCTTCTGCCTCGACGGTGAAGGCCGGCTCATCTGGGTGAACCACGCCGCCGAGAAGCTCTCCGGTTACACCGCGGCGCAGCTCATCGGGCAGTCCTTCACCATGCTGCTGTCGCCGAGCAAGCGGCAGAGTCTCTCGAGCTACTTCATCCGCCATCTCCATGTGGGCGAGAAGCCGGAGTGCGAGCACGACGTCCCGCTGCTCACTCGTGACGGCCGCACCGCATGGGTGGGCGCTCGTGTGCGACGAGTCCGCACCCTGCACGGCAAGGTTGGATACGTCGCCTGTGCGCACGACTTGCACGACATGGTGTTCCAGATCGAGGAGCTGCGGCGCCAGGTGCGCGACCTCAAGGTCAAGACGGCCGAGGCGACCGCGGCCGCGCAGCTCAAGGGCGACTTCCTGGCCGCGATGAGCGAGGAGATCCGGACCCCGATGGATGGTCTCCTCACCATGACCCGGCTGCTCCTCGAATCGAATCTCGACCGCGATCAGCGCACGTTCGCCGAAGTCATCCACGGCTCGAGCGATTCGCTGCTGACCCTGGTCAACGACATCCTCGACTTCAACAAGATCGAAGCGGGCGCGCTCCAGATGGAGACCCTGGACTTCGACGTGAGGGTCACGGTGGACGGAACGGCGGCGCTGCTCAACCCGACGGCCAATGCGCGCCGGGTCGACCTCTCGCGCCAGGTCCACCACGACGTTCCGGCGCAGCTCATCGGCGATCCTGGACGGCTGCGCCAGGTGCTCACCAACCTGGTGCGCCGCATGATCCAGTATCTCGAGCAGGCACGGGTGCAGATGTGGGTCAACCTGATCGAAGAGACCGCCCACGAGTCCGTGCTGCGGTTCTCCATCAGCTATTCGTCGCACGAGCCCGCCGCGGAGCTCGGCCAGCTCGTCGAGGTCTTCTCACAATCGGATACGCCGGCGGCGGGGACTCTGGGCGGCGACGCGCTCGCGTTCTCGCTCTCGCGGCGACTCGTGGCCCTGATGGGCGGAGAGGCCGGAGGAGAAGCTCAGCGAGGCGGGGGCGAGGTGTGGTTCCAGATCCCGTTCAAGCGAGCCGAGGCGAAAGTCCCGGCGGGACCGCTGCCCGATGTCGAGCTCAAGGACGTGCGCGTGCTGGTGGCCGATCCGTCGGTCGGCATGCGCATGGCGCTGACCGAGATGCTGTCGTCATGGGGATGCCAGGCGGTCGAGGCGGAGGATGGCGTCTACGCGATGGCCCTGCTGCAGGAGGCGGCGCGCCAGGGCAATCCCTACCGGGTTGCGCTGATCGAGAACCAGCTTCCCGGCAAAGACGCCGAGGACCTGGCCAAATCGATCCGTGCTGACGCAGCACTCAAGGACACGCTGTTGATGCTGCTCGCCGCGGTCGGACGTCGCGGCGACGCGGCCCGTGCTCAGGAGCTCGGCTACTCCGCTTATCTGGTCAAGCCCTTCGAGCCTTCGTACCTCTTCGATGCGCTGGCAGAGGTGATTCACCGCGGGGCGGAAGGAACGTCGCAGGGGATCGTGACCCGCCACTCGGTGGCCGAGCGCCGACGGCAGCGCATGCGGATCCTGCTGGTCGAGGACAACTCGGTGAACCAGCTGGTGGCGGTGGCGGCGTTGCGTCGTGCCGGTTTCCAGCCCGAGACGGCCGCCAGCGGGGCCGAGGCGATCCAGTCCCATGCCCTCCAGCGCTTCGACATCGTCTTCATGGACCTGGAGCTGCCGGACATGGACGGGATCGAGGTCACGAGGCAGGTCGCCGAGATGGAGGAAGGATCGGGCAGGCGCACGCCGATCGTGGCGCTCACCGCGCACGACCTCTCCGACGTGAAGGCGAAGTGCCTCGCGGCCGGCATGAAGGACGTGCTCACCAAGCCGCTCGACCTCGACTCGATGGTCGAAGCCGTCGAGCGCTGGGTGCAGCCGGAGAGCATGCTCGAGCCGAAGACGGGGGAGGGCGTCGTCAAGCCGGCGCTCAAGCTGGTCCCCCCGCCGGTGGTGGTCAAGGCCTCAGCGCCGATCGTCGAGAAGATGCAGGCCCCGCCCGAAGGCTTCGAGACGACCGCCGTGGTGCCGTTGCCGGTGGTGCCGCGCGCTCCCATCGAAGAGAGCGATACCGGAGAGCCGATCCTGGACGAGGCGCGGCTCAAGGCCTCGAGCATGGGCAACGCCGACCTCGAAGGCATCCTGATCCGCACGTTCGTCAACCACATCCGCCCGCGCCTCCAGCGCCTGCGCGATGCGGCTCAGGTATCCGATGCCGGCGCCATCGAGTTCGAGGCTCACGGCCTCAAGGGCATGTGCGGGACGATCGGAGCGATGGCCTGCGCGGATGTGTTCTCGCGCATCGAGCGCCTCGGTCGCGAGAAGCGGCTCGAGCCGGTTGCGCCGATGCTCGACTATGCCGAGATCGAGGTGTCGCGCGTCGAAGTGCTGGTCGGACCGCGCGCCAAGGCCGCATAG
- a CDS encoding MFS transporter: MRRWNARLGLLSFGHFTVDAYSSFFTPLLPLLVAKLDLSLTRVGTLVAFMSLASSMSQPLFGLFSDRMRHPWFIALGPLAAAVFISGLGMAPNYGSLVALLMLGGFGVAAFHPQAASLAGEASPSRGMAMAWFVTAGTLGFALGPLLAVGLVHVAGLERSWLAAIPGVIISVFMLTVIGKVRPVHKAPSERPRLAELRPMLRPLLLLYFAVVSRSAVSYGFLTFLPLQLTQRGYSVVQAGGVVSLYLACGAIGGFFGGWLADRWGGRRVVVASFLGAVPLYFLFLFAPDPWGLTSLVLGSFVLQTSLPVNVVMGQELSPRHASTISSLLMGAAWGLGALLIGPIGALADRWSIQWALFSLAFLLLGGLFCAIALPIQGRHAEPVEVGQPVSSAAGR; the protein is encoded by the coding sequence ATGCGACGCTGGAACGCAAGGCTCGGTCTGCTCTCGTTCGGTCACTTCACCGTCGATGCCTACTCCAGTTTCTTCACGCCGCTCCTTCCGCTGCTGGTCGCCAAGCTCGATCTGAGCCTCACCCGAGTCGGCACGCTGGTGGCGTTCATGTCGCTGGCCTCGTCGATGAGCCAGCCCTTGTTCGGGCTGTTCTCGGACCGGATGCGGCATCCCTGGTTCATCGCGCTCGGACCGCTCGCTGCGGCGGTATTCATCAGCGGGCTCGGGATGGCGCCCAATTACGGGAGCCTGGTCGCGCTGCTGATGCTCGGCGGCTTCGGGGTCGCGGCGTTCCATCCGCAGGCCGCCTCGCTCGCGGGCGAAGCCTCCCCGAGCCGCGGAATGGCGATGGCCTGGTTCGTCACCGCCGGAACGCTCGGCTTCGCGCTCGGGCCCTTGCTCGCCGTCGGTCTGGTGCACGTCGCCGGCCTGGAGCGCAGCTGGCTGGCCGCGATTCCTGGCGTGATCATCTCGGTGTTCATGCTCACGGTGATCGGCAAGGTGCGGCCGGTCCACAAGGCACCGAGCGAGCGCCCGCGGCTCGCCGAGCTGAGGCCGATGTTGCGGCCGCTCCTCCTGCTCTACTTCGCGGTCGTCTCACGCTCGGCGGTGTCCTACGGGTTTCTCACCTTCCTGCCGCTGCAGCTCACGCAGAGAGGTTATTCGGTGGTGCAGGCCGGTGGCGTGGTTTCGCTCTATCTGGCGTGCGGGGCGATCGGAGGATTCTTCGGCGGCTGGCTGGCCGACCGCTGGGGAGGACGGCGCGTCGTGGTCGCCTCGTTCCTCGGCGCGGTGCCACTCTACTTCCTCTTCCTCTTCGCGCCCGATCCGTGGGGGCTCACGAGCCTGGTGCTGGGCAGCTTCGTGCTCCAGACCTCGCTACCGGTCAATGTCGTCATGGGTCAGGAGCTGTCGCCCCGTCATGCGTCGACGATCTCGAGCCTGCTGATGGGCGCGGCGTGGGGGCTGGGTGCGCTGCTCATCGGCCCGATCGGTGCGCTGGCCGATCGCTGGAGCATTCAGTGGGCGCTGTTCTCGCTCGCATTCCTGCTCCTCGGGGGCCTCTTCTGCGCGATCGCGCTGCCGATTCAAGGCCGCCACGCCGAGCCGGTCGAGGTCGGCCAGCCGGTCAGCTCCGCCGCCGGACGCTAG
- a CDS encoding sensor domain-containing diguanylate cyclase, which yields MTPQEKSLRALVELGNPSERRTRTELLDQALRTALMLVEADAVVLTLSNRKGERIMIHAGNSMPAALHSPPEGSEAIRRLIESGQPLVLADLTEEPRIAQTDGCPGVEAGPAVFIPVLRRDPVPAAVAAYRRRGRARFSLNDTRMMLMLGAWLSGALDNLRLTTGNERSTITDDLTEVYNFRYLKTALRRETRRASRFHQELSVLLIDVDHLKTYNEAFGELKGSLLLKEMALVLAQQVRSFDVLAKIGDDEFMVILPQTSREGAVEVAERMRSAIERQGFSNSTPGAVTVSVGAASFPHDATEIRDLVAAARRAVKNAKESGRNCIAALSTPPNMTDLGQMIARRRTA from the coding sequence ATGACGCCACAGGAGAAATCGCTGCGAGCGCTGGTGGAGCTCGGGAATCCCTCCGAGCGCCGCACGCGAACCGAGCTGCTGGATCAGGCGCTCAGAACCGCTCTCATGCTGGTCGAAGCCGACGCCGTCGTGCTGACCCTTTCCAACCGCAAGGGCGAGCGCATCATGATCCACGCCGGCAACAGCATGCCGGCGGCACTGCATTCGCCGCCTGAAGGCAGCGAAGCGATTCGCAGGCTCATCGAGAGCGGCCAGCCGCTGGTCCTGGCCGATCTCACCGAGGAGCCGAGAATCGCGCAGACCGATGGCTGCCCAGGCGTCGAAGCCGGTCCCGCGGTGTTCATTCCGGTGCTGAGGCGTGATCCGGTGCCGGCGGCCGTCGCCGCGTACCGGCGTCGCGGCCGGGCGCGTTTTTCGCTCAACGACACGCGCATGATGTTGATGCTGGGCGCCTGGCTCTCCGGCGCGCTCGATAACCTGCGGCTCACCACCGGCAACGAGCGGAGCACGATCACCGACGACCTCACCGAGGTCTACAACTTCCGTTACCTCAAGACCGCGCTACGCCGCGAAACGCGGCGCGCAAGCCGGTTCCACCAGGAGCTGTCGGTCCTGCTGATCGACGTCGATCACCTCAAGACCTACAACGAAGCCTTCGGGGAGCTGAAGGGCAGTCTGCTGCTCAAGGAGATGGCTCTGGTGCTCGCCCAGCAGGTGCGGTCGTTCGATGTCCTCGCCAAGATCGGTGACGACGAGTTCATGGTGATCCTTCCCCAGACCAGCCGCGAAGGCGCGGTCGAGGTGGCGGAGCGCATGCGCTCGGCCATCGAGCGGCAGGGCTTCTCGAACTCCACCCCCGGCGCGGTGACGGTGAGCGTGGGCGCCGCCTCCTTCCCTCACGACGCCACCGAGATTCGCGATCTGGTCGCGGCCGCCAGGCGCGCGGTCAAGAATGCCAAGGAGAGCGGGAGGAACTGCATCGCGGCCCTCTCCACTCCGCCCAACATGACCGACCTCGGCCAGATGATCGCGAGACGGCGAACCGCTTAG
- a CDS encoding alpha-hydroxy acid oxidase, which yields MVMKKRRPAKRSTTRRRDPIDRCINIADFEAMARPRMAPGAFDYFVGGAEEERTLGLNREGFDRYVFLPRVLVDVSQVRLSTTVLGTEVSSPILLAPTAYQKLAHREGELATARAAGKAGTLMCASTMANHSLEAIAAAASGPLWFQLYAHPERALTERLVKRAEQAGYRALALTVDTPRLGRRERDLRSDYRPPRNLELANFAAEGIEIGWEHLPGRSRLAPHLLDASVTWKTIEWLKSLTTMPVVLKGVMRPDDARRAVDAGAAAIWVSNHGGRQLDGAQATILALPAVVEAVDGAVEVYVDGGIRRGTDVLKALALGARAVFIGRPYLWGLVAGGEGGVTRVLELLKDELELAMMLAGVDDARKVDPTLVIRS from the coding sequence ATGGTCATGAAGAAGCGCCGCCCCGCGAAGCGAAGCACCACCCGCCGCCGCGATCCCATCGATCGCTGCATCAACATCGCCGACTTCGAAGCCATGGCGCGCCCGCGCATGGCGCCCGGGGCGTTCGACTACTTCGTCGGCGGCGCGGAGGAAGAGCGCACGCTCGGCCTCAATCGCGAAGGCTTCGACCGCTACGTCTTCCTGCCGCGCGTGCTGGTCGACGTGAGCCAGGTGCGGCTCTCGACCACCGTGCTGGGCACGGAGGTGTCTTCGCCCATCCTGCTCGCGCCGACGGCCTATCAGAAGCTCGCGCATCGCGAGGGCGAGCTGGCGACGGCGCGTGCGGCGGGAAAGGCCGGGACCCTGATGTGCGCATCCACCATGGCGAATCATTCGCTGGAAGCGATCGCGGCCGCGGCCAGCGGCCCGCTGTGGTTCCAGCTCTACGCCCATCCGGAGCGCGCGCTCACCGAGCGTCTGGTGAAACGCGCGGAGCAGGCAGGCTATCGCGCCCTGGCGCTCACGGTCGACACGCCGCGGCTCGGCCGGCGCGAGCGCGACCTGCGGAGCGACTACCGTCCGCCGCGCAACCTCGAGCTGGCCAACTTCGCAGCTGAGGGAATCGAGATCGGATGGGAGCATCTGCCGGGCCGCTCGCGGCTCGCGCCCCACCTGCTCGACGCCTCGGTCACGTGGAAGACGATCGAGTGGCTGAAGAGCCTCACCACGATGCCGGTGGTGCTCAAGGGCGTGATGCGTCCCGACGACGCTCGGCGCGCAGTCGATGCCGGCGCGGCGGCGATCTGGGTGTCGAACCACGGGGGCCGGCAGCTCGACGGCGCGCAGGCCACGATCCTCGCGCTGCCGGCGGTGGTCGAGGCGGTCGATGGCGCGGTCGAAGTGTATGTCGACGGCGGCATCCGCCGGGGCACCGACGTGCTCAAAGCGCTGGCGCTCGGCGCACGGGCGGTCTTCATCGGGCGGCCGTATCTGTGGGGGCTGGTCGCCGGGGGTGAAGGGGGCGTGACGCGCGTGCTCGAGCTGCTGAAAGACGAGCTCGAGCTGGCGATGATGCTGGCCGGCGTCGATGACGCGCGAAAGGTCGATCCGACGCTCGTGATCCGCTCGTGA